From the Colletotrichum lupini chromosome 10, complete sequence genome, one window contains:
- a CDS encoding large conductance mechanosensitive channel protein has protein sequence MRYDELSNFVHALQHRNLPSEETHPGSGVTHPGMWGTPHFNYTSPQGRFNSHTSPPSHRCIPRFHGCESTVRMPSLPFSDRISSAANMQGRNDNGEEESLLGRGQQKVRRFWDGFIDFALQGNILEIAFGLIIAAAFTTLVNNFVQNIIMPPISVIFPLNRNMEEKFAVLKGGPNYTHDNKYTTLERAKDDGAVVLAYGSFLNQLVSFLCVGISLYGLAHVFQFFSREPIIKHTVKCKYCRKRISNKAQRCVNCTSWQDGREERAHQ, from the exons ATGAGGTATGATGAGCTGTCGAACTTCGTTCACGCTCTTCAACATCGGAATCTGCCTTCGGAGGAGACCCACCCCGGCTCCGGCGTCACGCACCCCGGAATGTGGG GCACGCCACACTTCAACTACACCTCACCTCAAGGGCGCTTCAACTCTCATACTTCACCGCCGTCGCACCGTTGCATACCACGCTTTCACGGCTGTGAA AGCACCGTCAGGATGCCCTCCCTCCCGTTCTCAGACCGCATCTCCTCCGCGGCGAACATGCAAGGCCGCAACGACAACGGCGAAGAGGAATCCCTCCTTGGACGGGGCCAGCAAAAGGTGCGGCGTTTCTGGGATGGCTTCATCGACTTTGCCCTGCAGGGTAACATTCTCGAGATCGCCTTTGGTTTGAT CATCGCGGCCGCCTTCACGACCCTCGTCAACAACTTTGTGCAGAACATCATCATGCCGCCCATCTCCGTCATCTTCCCGCTCAACCGCAACATGGAAGAAAAGTTCGCCGTCCTAAAGGGCGGCCCGAACTACACCCACGACAACAAGTACACGACCCTCGAGCGCGCCAAGGATGACGGCGCCGTCGTCTTAGCTTACGG CTCATTCCTCAACCAACTCGTCTCCTTCCTCTGCGTCGGCATCTCGCTCTACGGACTGGCACACGTTTTCCAGTTCTTCTCCCGGGAGCCGATTATTAAGCATACCGTTAAGTGCAAGTACTGCCGCAAGCGGATCAGCAATAAG GCGCAACGCTGCGTCAACTGCACCAGCTGGCAAGACGGGCGTGAGGAGCGGGCTCATCAGTAA
- a CDS encoding SUR7 protein has product MHFTVIVPLVLSIVAFVLSFLALFAGHKEGFMEDYDVVRLNTSTLGHNLIPSATSEADPAATTGSFLDKFIDGVGDKVSDVLNDIGNDVADRLADELGISEWYSLHLMDVCHGQFSPNVTAPNVWLNVTNCTQPSPGPNVNLTKMLDQELEIGPLSLSLSDLNWPDTIEDAMDKVNKALLAIFVLYVMGIGFSGLAILGSLAAFFLGFKKRMTLTNFAFAFLAALLLFAGSLVTTIGAKEGAKQITDIGEDVGISAKVGQKFMIISWVAFAVMFAASVYWVTQFCAERRSRRAPRGYTEKRHKKGSF; this is encoded by the exons ATGCATTTCACCGTGATAGTACCGTTGGTACTGTCCATCGTGGCATTCGTCCTCTCCTTCCTCGCCCTCTTCGCCGGGCACAAGGAGGGATTCATGGAGGACTACGACGTCGTCCGCCTCAACACCTCGACCCTGGGCCACAACCTCATCCCCTCCGCAACCTCGGAGGCTGATCCCGCTGCTACCACCGGCAGCTTCCTCGACAAATTCATCGACGGCGTTGGCGACAAGGTGTCCGACGTCCTCAACGATATCGGCAATGATGTCGCTGACCGCCTCGCCGACGAGTTGGGAATCTCCGAGTGGTACTCCCTGCACCTGATGGACGTATGCCACGGCCAATTTTCGCCCAACGTCACGGCGCCCAACGTCTGGCTGAACGTCACGAACTGCACCCAGCCGTCCCCTGGTC CAAACGTGAACCTCACCAAGATGCTGGACCAAGAACTCGAAATAGGCCCTCTCAGCCTGAGCCTGTCTGACCTCAACTGGCCCGACACCATCGAGGACGCCATGGACAAAGTCAACAAGGCCCTCCTCGCCATCTTTGTCCTCTACGTCATGGGCATCGGCTTCTCTGGCCTCGCCATCCTCGGCTCGCTGGCCGCTTTCTTCCTCGGCTTCAAGAAGCGCATGACGCTCACCAACTTTGCCTTCGCCTTTCTGGCGGCTCTCCTGCTCTTTGCCGGCAGTCTCGTCACGACTATCGGCGCGAAGGAGGGCGCGAAGCAGATCACCGACATTGGCGAGGACGTCGGCATCTCGGCAAAGGTCGGGCAGAAGTTTATGATTATCTCCTGGGTGGCCTTCGCCGTCATGTTTGCGGCGTCCGTGTACTGGGTCACGCAGTTCTGCGCTGAGAGGCGGTCGCGCAGAGCGCCGCGCGGTTATACCGAGAAGCGCCATAAGAAGGGCAGCTTCTAA
- a CDS encoding tafazzin → MTLPCDSQQKTRPEQLATHLVVADACPKADAKGGNNIPEYREYIADKAAPARSLFALLCSATTTIIDDNDEKPTVPGFSTPAYTSHPEASSHSFPLPYLTFISHPGMTKKRHQALYSKPQSTAPSSLGASASASSSTQTQRRGVNELLADLRRSSSRATPTASAAASAATTPTVPPALRQILQIPETPPPAPRRVPRFDATGRRVPPGPPPPRSWLSPSSHVQRAHATAAHRGAQAMEGLPGTYEPDKGSLMDLVLRRMALNWELHKDYDQYYLHTLPSRVRASLAKYVGVWYEGGASATDLHNILIPPATHDGQQPLDVDGLVSLNNDVYSLDLTGSVGHSMSVRELADVLFPQQLASAAEAVQDSWDTAEAPSLPPKLLPNITHLCLTVAPSAQQGGGMPGVSWKQLLSLAAKLPTLTHLSLAYWPEPSLTPNAKFSKIVSSDGRAESYSGTGAYAHTLDDDWSEAVILLRKLSKFLYGLEYLDLTGCGAWFKALMANVDGDHIDWTGPWGKVTKLKLRYGYEISVDTPIADHERFREAAHMAKAIEKYIVAQRAGKGRFINVDSDPIEDAQMPLMPFIF, encoded by the exons ATGAC ATTGCCTTGTGACTCACAGCAGAAAACAAGACCTGAGCAACTGGCGACTCATCTCGTTGTTGCTGACGCTTGCCCCAAGGCGGATGCAAAAGGCGGAAACAACATTCCAGAGTACAGGGAGTACATAGCAGACAAAGCCGCGCCCGCTAGAAGCTTGTTTGCTCTGCTCTGCTCTGCAACAACAACCATCAtcgacgacaacgacgaGAAACCAACCGTACCTGGCTTCTCCACCCCCGCCTACACCTCCCATCCGGAAGCCTCCTCACACAGCTTCCCCCTTCCTTACCTTACATTCATCTCTCACCCGGGCATGACTAAGAAAAGGCATCAAGCGTTATACTCGAAGCCGCAGTCAACTGCACCGTCTTCATTGGGTGCCTCAGCTTCAGCCTCTTCTTCTACTC AGACCCAACGTAGGGGCGTCAACGAACTTTTGGCTGATCTTCGCCGATCATCCTCCCGTGCTACCCCGACAgcatcagcagcagcatcgGCAGCGACCACGCCCACCGTCCCGCCCGCTCTCCGACAGATCCTCCAGATCCCAGAGACCCCTCCGCCGGCCCCCAGGCGTGTCCCAAGATTCGACGCCACAGGCAGACGAGTACCACCAGGCCCGCCACCTCCACGCAGCTGGTTATCACCATCCAGCCATGTCCAGCGCGCACACGCGACCGCCGCCCATCGCGGCGCCCAGGCCATGGAGGGCCTGCCTGGCACATACGAGCCGGACAAGGGCAGCCTGATGGATCTCGTCCTCCGAAGGATGGCCCTGAACTGGGAGCTCCATAAGGATTACGATCAGTACTACTTGCACACGCTGCCCAGCCGCGTCAGGGCCTCGTTGGCAAAGTATGTTGGCGTATGGTACGAGGGCGGCGCATCCGCTACAGACCTGCACAACATTCTGATTCCTCCTGCGACGCACGACGGCCAGCAGCCACTTGACGTCGATGGCCTGGTGTCCCTGAACAACGACGTCTACTCCCTCGACCTGACTGGCTCGGTGGGCCACTCCATGTCCGTCAGGGAGTTGGCCGACGTGCTGTTCCCACAGCAGCTGGCGAGCGCCGCCGAGGCCGTGCAGGATTCCTGGGACACAGCAGAGGCGCCCTCGCTCCCGCCGAAGCTTCTCCCCAATATCACGCATCTCTGCCTCACCGTCGCCCCTAGCGCACAGCAAGGCGGCGGGATGCCCGGCGTATCGTGGAAGCAGCTCCTCTCGCTCGCGGCGAAGCTGCCCACGCTCACGCACTTGAGCCTAGCGTACTGGCCCGAGCCGTCGCTGACGCCCAACGCAAAGTTCTCCAAGATTGTCTCATCTGACGGCCGCGCCGAGAGTTATTCAGGCACGGGGGCGTACGCGCATACCCTGGACGATGACTGGTCCGAAGCCGTCATTCTGCTGAGGAAGCTGAGCAAGTTCCTCTACGGGCTCGAGTATCTCGACCTCACAGGCTGTGGGGCGTGGTTCAAGGCGCTCATGGCCAACGTTGACGGAGACCACATCGACTGGACCGGGCCATGGGGCAAAGTAACAAAGCTGAAGTTGAGGTATGGGTATGAGATCAGCGTAGACACACCGATTGCGGACCACGAGAGGTTCCGTGAGGCGGCGCACATGGCAAAGGCGATTGAGAAGTACATTGTAGCGCAAAGAGCTGGAAAGGGGAGATTTATCAACGTGGATAGTGATCCGATAGAGGATGCGCAAATGCCGTTGATGCCGTTTATATTTTGA